A window of the Gossypium arboreum isolate Shixiya-1 chromosome 2, ASM2569848v2, whole genome shotgun sequence genome harbors these coding sequences:
- the LOC108467180 gene encoding uncharacterized protein LOC108467180 — protein sequence MPQGNLETLVSACACGSCDNKIVCETLTTTEGDYNDCLHTAEKLLEEETPPDFPPESFLLSKDAELVWFDSNAFLERKDSQKRNSVSNSTNLNPNLNSVPNSQRFSLRKSKASILGLPKPQKSCFVETKNRKPGNTRLFPKRSGSVKSDPPVIEPSSPKVSCMGRVRSKRDRNRRLKKNRQKSAGIETVKKKTTRTGSGFFSSFRAIFRCNGKARESHALPLTLSPPRDSDIRSRLPPDDGDDVLNVAPEIAESGPVAEPVSLGGMKRFSSGRRSETLI from the coding sequence ATGCCACAGGGCAATCTGGAAACCCTCGTTTCCGCCTGTGCTTGCGGCTCTTGCGACAACAAAATTGTCTGCGAGACTTTAACAACCACCGAAGGCGACTACAACGACTGCCTCCACACGGCGGAGAAACTTCTCGAAGAAGAAACCCCTCCGGATTTTCCGCCAGAATCGTTTTTGTTGTCCAAAGACGCTGAGCTCGTCTGGTTCGATAGCAACGCTTTTCTAGAACGGAAAGATTCGCAGAAACGGAACTCCGTTTCGAACTCTACAAATCTTAATCCTAATCTCAACTCAGTTCCGAATTCTCAACGCTTTTCTTTGAGAAAATCTAAGGCTTCGATCCTCGGATTACCGAAACCACAGAAATCTTGCTTCGTTGAAACAAAGAACCGGAAACCTGGAAACACCAGATTGTTTCCTAAACGATCCGGTTCGGTTAAATCGGATCCGCCCGTCATTGAACCTTCTTCGCCTAAAGTTTCTTGCATGGGAAGAGTCAGATCGAAACGAGACCGTAATCGCCGATTAAAAAAGAACCGCCAAAAATCAGCTGGAATCGAAACAGTTAAAAAGAAAACAACGAGGACAGGGAGCGGTTTCTTCTCGAGTTTCCGTGCTATTTTCCGGTGCAATGGTAAAGCACGTGAGTCACACGCTCTGCCATTAACACTGTCGCCGCCGCGAGACAGTGACATTAGGTCTCGTTTGCCGCCGGATGATGGTGATGACGTATTGAATGTAGCTCCTGAAATAGCTGAGAGTGGACCGGTTGCAGAGCCGGTCAGTCTAGGTGGAATGAAGCGGTTCTCGTCGGGTAGGAGATCGGAGACGTTAATCTGA
- the LOC108467179 gene encoding uncharacterized protein LOC108467179: MAVAGILNIPKLPLFSSLPLRKRLRSLSISIKASNSQTSTKEEENPSFSSSSSSSSTTRTATTFAPPPNFKPPEPKPFAIRPDKTWDVVGASLALFFRLGTGVFVSGYSASLVSEKEIPPGQYSLELGGSKVKETSKIGRRPEKPIEIYEFEGCPFCRKVREIVAVLDIDVLFYPCPKNGPNFRPKVAQMGGKQQFPYMVDPNTGVAMYESDDIIKYLVEKYGDGSVPFMLSLGLLTTLTAGFAMIGRMGRGNSYTPSKLPPKPLEIWSYEGSPFCKIIREVLVELELPHIQRSCARGSPKRQILYEKAGHFQVPYLEDPNTGVQMFESAEIVEYLRATYAQ, translated from the exons ATGGCGGTGGCGGGAATCCTTAACATCCCCAAACTCCCACTTTTCTCGTCGCTTCCTTTGCGTAAACGATTAAGGTCACTTTCCATTTCCATTAAAGCCTCAAATTCCCAAACCAGTACCAAAGAAGAAGAAAACCCaagcttttcttcttcttcttcttcttcttctactaCTCGTACAGCTACAACTTTTGCTCCTCCTCCCAACTTCAAGCCGCCAGAGCCAAAGCCATTTGCAATTAGGCCCGACAAGACTTGGGATGTTGTTGGGGCATCTCTTGCTTTGTTCTTTCGGTTGGGAACTGGTGTTTTTGTTTCTGG CTATTCAGCATCTTTAGTTTCTGAGAAGGAGATTCCACCAGGCCAATATTCTTTAGAACTAGGAG GCTCGAAGGTGAAAGAGACATCGAAGATAGGCCGTCGTCCGGAGAAGCCTATCGAGATATACGAGTTCGAAGG TTGTCCATTTTGTCGAAAG GTTAGGGAAATTGTTGCAGTTTTGGATATTGATGTTCTGTTTTATCCTTGCCCCAAAAATGGTCCGAATTTTCGTCCCAAAGTTGCTCAGATGGGTGGAAAGCAGCAGTTCCCTTACATG GTTGATCCAAATACAGGAGTTGCCATGTATGAATCAGATGACATAATAAAGTATCTGGTCGAAAAATATG GTGATGGAAGTGTCCCTTTCATGCTATCACTCGGTCTATTGACG ACATTGACAGCAGGATTTGCAATGATAGGTCGGATGGGAAGG GGAAATTCCTACACGCCATCAAAATTGCCTCCCAAGCCACTCGAGATATGGTCATACGAg GGTTCTCCATTCTGTAAGATTATACGAGAAGTGCTGGTAGAATTAGAGTTACCGCACATTCAGCGCAG TTGTGCTCGAGGCAGCCCGAAACGGCAGATCCTTTATGAGAAAGCCGGACATTTTCAG GTACCTTATTTAGAAGATCCAAATACTGGAGTTCAAATGTTTGAAAGTGCAGAAATAGTGGAGTATTTAAGAGCAACTTATGCTCAATAA